One Branchiostoma floridae strain S238N-H82 chromosome 1, Bfl_VNyyK, whole genome shotgun sequence genomic region harbors:
- the LOC118428940 gene encoding CMP-N-acetylneuraminate-poly-alpha-2,8-sialyltransferase-like (The sequence of the model RefSeq protein was modified relative to this genomic sequence to represent the inferred CDS: added 74 bases not found in genome assembly) — translation MEGRYLLRGHSIMWFKNLCRNWPRMFRAGVVLFFVLTLVMLFVNWRERFTYEGLRRHLKDATSNFHGTQRKDFLGATSRLPGTTGSVTADSAPQASVQDNPTQLSGSGITLSKNESKIRFNSTEVKKMRQHILNSYYNVDHLTFVRSSLRIGQRLRYEMPLSHEKLFEVTEDFLKLLPEESPLKGRHFNTCAVVGNSAVVLNSSCGQDIDSMDFVIRCNLPQIEGYEKDVGSKANLTTMNPSVIAHNFGQWENETKDDYDRLLRRLTQVGDQILYVPALRSSGVEKYVRVIIQTVLRHNLPIKTAFPPAPINTLVEAIGKKLGLRSANRPRELTCTPWLPPSATRSTCTASIRSARTHEAGR, via the exons ATGGAAGGACGTTATCTGCTGCGGGGACATTCTATCATGTGGTTCAAGAACTTGTGTCGCAACTGGCCAAGAATGTTCAGGGCAGGGGTGGTCCTTTTCTTTGTGTTGACTTTAGTTATGTTGTTTGTGAATTGGCGCGAACGCTTCACGTATGAAGGACTACGACGTCACCTGAAGGACGCAACCAGTAACTTCCATGGGACCCAGCG CAAAGATTTCTTGGGAGCAACATCAAGGCTGCCTGGTACCACAGGGAGCGTCACAGCAGATTCCGCCCCTCAGGCCTCTGTGCAGGACAACCCAACACAACTATCGGGGTCTGGGATTACCCTGTCAAAGAATGAGAGTAAAATCCGTTTCAACAGTACCGAGGTGAAGAAAATGAG ACAACACATACTCAATTCCTATTATAACGTGGACCACTTGACATTTGTGAGGTCCTCCCTTCGGATCGGGCAGCGTTTGAGATATGAAATGCCTCTCAGTCACGAGAAACTATTCGAAGTCACGGAAGATTTCCTGAAGTTACTCCCAGAGGAATCCCCCCTGAAGGGCCGCCATTTCAACACGTGTGCAGTCGTGGGCAACTCCGCCGTTGTGCTGAACAGTTCCTGTGGTCAGGACATCGACTCCATGGACTTCGTCATTCGGTGTAACTTGCCTCAGATAGAAGGTTACGAGAAAGATGTCGGCTCCAAGGCGAACTTGACTACAATGAACCCATCTGTGATCGCGCATAACTTCGGCCAATGGGAAAATGAAACAAAGGATGATTATGATCGGTTGTTACGACGTCTGACACAAGTTGGCGACCAGATCTTGTACGTGCCTGCTCTAAGGTCCTCTGGTGTAGAGAAGTACGTGAGAGTGATCATACAGACTGTTCTTCGGCACAACCTGCCGATCAAGACAGCTTTTCCTCCGGCACCAATCAACACTCTGGTGGAAGC AATTGGAAAAAAGCTGGGTTTGAGATCCGCCAACCGTCCGCGGGAGCTCACAT GCAGGGCGCTGA